A section of the Anabaena cylindrica PCC 7122 genome encodes:
- a CDS encoding sucrase ferredoxin, with translation MTTPKLLSDCQFCSVVSKNNGEDPIGTANKSNTWLVVEAALPWTEEHLHSDPILSQVHDLFHELENRHIPVMPIAIAPDREYSIPGYVRALHYKRPTTNFAEFEKQEFLIPESQIGQFTAGFLEHPHDLDQFQPYQQPQNHIREILVCTHGSVDVACSRFGYPIYQKLRQEYAAASAGNLRVWRCSHIGGHQFAPTLFDLPTGQFWGHIEPDILDALVWRNTPVKQLRQFYRGWSGMTKFEQIVEREIWMQHGWEWLGYHKSGQVLAQDTTNDEWNADWAEVRIDFTSPDHSSQGSYLARVEACGQVMTAFNSGEEQPLEAVKQYAIKQLITKKGTGNS, from the coding sequence ATGACAACTCCAAAACTCTTATCCGATTGTCAATTTTGCTCTGTTGTTTCCAAAAATAACGGTGAAGACCCTATTGGTACAGCGAATAAAAGCAATACTTGGTTAGTTGTGGAAGCCGCACTACCCTGGACAGAAGAACACTTACACAGCGATCCCATTCTCAGCCAAGTTCACGATTTATTTCATGAATTGGAAAATCGGCACATCCCAGTTATGCCAATTGCGATCGCACCTGACCGAGAGTATTCTATCCCCGGATATGTCCGCGCCCTACACTACAAACGCCCGACAACAAACTTTGCTGAATTTGAAAAGCAAGAATTTTTGATCCCTGAAAGCCAAATCGGTCAGTTTACTGCCGGTTTTTTAGAACATCCCCATGACCTAGATCAATTTCAACCATACCAACAGCCTCAAAACCACATTCGTGAGATTCTGGTTTGTACCCACGGAAGTGTAGATGTTGCTTGTTCTCGGTTTGGCTATCCTATTTATCAAAAATTACGCCAGGAGTATGCCGCTGCATCTGCTGGAAATTTGCGAGTCTGGCGCTGTTCTCACATTGGTGGTCATCAATTTGCACCGACTTTGTTTGACCTACCCACAGGACAATTTTGGGGACATATTGAACCAGATATTTTAGATGCCTTAGTTTGGCGTAACACCCCAGTCAAACAACTGCGTCAGTTTTATCGGGGTTGGTCAGGAATGACAAAGTTTGAGCAAATAGTCGAGCGCGAAATTTGGATGCAGCATGGCTGGGAATGGCTTGGATACCACAAATCTGGTCAAGTATTAGCTCAAGATACAACAAACGATGAGTGGAATGCAGATTGGGCAGAAGTTCGCATTGATTTCACCTCTCCAGATCACAGCAGCCAAGGTAGTTATTTAGCAAGAGTGGAAGCCTGCGGTCAAGTAATGACTGCTTTTAATTCTGGTGAAGAACAACCTTTAGAAGCTGTGAAACAGTATGCCATTAAGCAACTGATTACAAAAAAGGGAACAGGGAACTCTTAA
- a CDS encoding MFS transporter, translating into MFTVRTFMIIWCGQIVSAIGSAMTRFALTIWVWQLTGEVTTIALFSFFYQLPLIFVSLFAGVLVDRYRRKYLIILGDTIAILCTIIIGLLYATNNLQIWHLYLLVAISGCFGHIQNLAYSASIPLLVPKQHYTRASSMSSLVQHASAIISPALAGIFYPAIGLLGIIVIDIATFAIAVGTVIFLSIPQPASTETSNKEGETIWQQLAFGFRYILSRPSLLSMTIAFSFFWFAHQLAETIFQPMILARTGGNTEILGVVMTAAGVGGVVGGSFLSIWGGFKRRINGMLLGFIGTGLSKIVFGIAQIPLIWIGTSFCSAFNLPLLFSSSIAIWYAKVEPSIQGRVFSADHTMGMIIGTVASLVAGPLADKVFEPAMKPGGLLSSILSPIFGTETGSGMALLYVITSLCVVLVGISGYAFPKLRNVEDILPDHDADVS; encoded by the coding sequence ATATTTACCGTGCGTACCTTCATGATTATTTGGTGTGGTCAGATCGTCTCTGCGATCGGCAGTGCCATGACTCGCTTTGCTCTGACTATTTGGGTTTGGCAATTAACTGGAGAGGTGACAACCATAGCCTTATTTAGTTTCTTTTACCAACTCCCACTCATATTTGTTTCTTTATTTGCTGGAGTTCTCGTAGACCGTTATCGTCGTAAATATCTAATAATTTTGGGTGACACCATCGCCATTCTCTGTACTATCATCATTGGATTGCTCTACGCTACTAACAATTTACAAATTTGGCATCTTTACTTGCTGGTTGCCATATCTGGTTGCTTTGGACATATCCAAAATCTGGCCTATTCTGCTTCTATCCCTTTGCTGGTTCCAAAACAGCATTACACTCGTGCTAGTAGTATGAGTTCTTTGGTTCAACACGCCTCCGCAATCATTTCTCCAGCCTTAGCCGGTATTTTTTATCCAGCAATCGGTTTATTAGGCATTATTGTGATTGATATTGCTACCTTTGCTATAGCCGTAGGAACAGTTATTTTCCTTTCCATACCTCAACCTGCTAGTACAGAGACAAGCAACAAAGAAGGGGAAACAATTTGGCAACAGTTAGCCTTTGGTTTTCGCTACATTCTGTCACGACCGAGTTTGTTATCCATGACGATCGCATTCTCGTTTTTTTGGTTTGCTCACCAATTAGCGGAAACTATCTTTCAGCCCATGATTCTCGCCCGCACAGGTGGTAACACTGAAATTTTAGGTGTGGTTATGACTGCGGCTGGAGTTGGTGGCGTGGTGGGCGGCTCATTTTTAAGTATTTGGGGAGGATTTAAGCGGCGAATTAACGGGATGTTGCTGGGTTTTATTGGTACTGGCTTGAGTAAAATTGTTTTCGGTATAGCTCAAATACCATTAATTTGGATTGGTACTAGTTTTTGTTCTGCTTTCAACCTTCCCCTATTATTTAGTTCCAGTATTGCCATCTGGTATGCCAAAGTTGAGCCAAGTATCCAAGGGCGGGTTTTTTCTGCTGACCATACAATGGGGATGATTATTGGTACAGTTGCTAGTTTAGTTGCTGGCCCACTAGCTGACAAAGTTTTTGAACCAGCGATGAAACCAGGAGGACTGTTGTCATCTATCTTGAGTCCCATTTTTGGTACAGAAACTGGTAGTGGTATGGCTCTTTTGTATGTAATTACTTCATTATGTGTTGTGTTAGTTGGGATTAGCGGCTATGCTTTTCCAAAACTGCGGAATGTGGAGGATATTCTGCCTGATCATGATGCTGATGTCTCGTGA